The following are encoded together in the Daucus carota subsp. sativus chromosome 5, DH1 v3.0, whole genome shotgun sequence genome:
- the LOC108220240 gene encoding uncharacterized protein LOC108220240 isoform X3, giving the protein MLSESRGFVIDLAEPRFSGIIYRKEGLYQDLVIPVTNFNNEDKGFMVLAGDVFDVPIRKDIIHRVVRWQLAKRQQGTHSTKTISEVSGTGRKPWPQKGTGQARHGSRRGPQWRHGATMHGPKPRSHAIKLNKKVRRLGLKIALTARAAEGKLAIFDDLDVPTHKTKNIVNYLKHMENTKKLLLVDGGPIDEKLKLSTQNLHYVNVLPSIGLNVYSILLHDTLVMSRDAVNKIVERMHTPINR; this is encoded by the exons ATGTTGTCGGAATCACGGGGGTTTGTCATTGA CCTCGCAGAGCCACGTTTCTCTGGAATCATCTACAGAAAAGAAG GACTCTATCAGGATTTGGTTATCCCTGTTACCAACTTTAATAATGAAGATAAGGGCTTTATGGTTTTGGCTGGTGATGTATTTGACGTTCCTATTAGAAAGGATATTATTCACCGGGTTGTAAGATGGCAACTTGCAAAACGACAACAG GGAACTCATTCCACAAAAACTATCAGTGAGGTCAGTGGAACTGGGCGAAAGCCATGGCCACAGAAGGGCACAGGTCAAGCAAGGCATGGTTCAAGGCGTGGACCTCAG TGGAGACATGGTGCTACTATGCATGGTCCAAAGCCACGAAGTCATGCTATTAAGCTGAACAAGAAAGTTCGTCGGCTAGGGCTTAAAATTGCATTAACAGCTCGTGCAGCAGAAGGAAAG CTAGCAATATTTGATGATCTGGACGTTCCTACACACAAGACTAAGAACATTGTGAACTATCTGAAGCATATGGAGAACACCAAGAAACTTCTTCTTGTGGATGGAGGTCCCATCGATGAAAAATTGAAACTGTCTACTCAAAATCTGCACTATGTCAACGTTCTGCCTTCAATT GGCTTGAATGTCTATAGCATATTGTTGCATGACACTTTAGTAATGTCACGTGATGCTGTTAATAAGATAGTTGAGAGGATGCATACACCAATCAACCGTTAA
- the LOC108220316 gene encoding iron-sulfur protein required for NADH dehydrogenase, mitochondrial isoform X4 — protein MMTPLNDPFQRLKHMKKLSRSFTVLCRDYSVQSGKGMNTQSLKIKGVKDIIAVASGKGGVGKSTTAVNLAVSLANKCRLSVGLLDADVYGPSIPTMMKLQGKPEVMKALEQLTRGVDWGNLDVLVVDMPPGTGDAQISISQRLQLSGALIVSTPQDVALMDARRGVNMFSKVAVPILGIIENMSYFKCPHCNEPSFIFGKGGARKTAEDMGLRFVGEIPLVEEVRSGSDDGVPIVVSNPDSAVAKSYGDVAQSIMSILEDLAKQRDVQPEIIM, from the exons ATGATGACCCCGCTTAATGACCCATTTCAGCGATTGAAGCATATGAAGAAGCTCTCCAGATCTTTCACTGTA ctTTGCAGAGATTATAGTGTGCAAAGTGGGAAGGGCATGAATACTCAGAGTCTAAAGATTAAAGGGGTTAAAGATATCATAGCTGTTGCTTCTGGTAAAGGGGGTGTTGGCAAGTCTACTACTGCTG TAAATTTAGCTGTCTCACTTGCTAATAAGTGCCGGCTTAGTGTTGGTTTGCTTGATGCGGACGTTTATGGACCATCTATACCTACAATGATGAAGCTTCAAGGAAAGCCTGAA GTGATGAAAGCTCTTGAACAATTGACCAGGGGAGTTGATTGGGGAAATTTAGATGTTCTCGTGGTGGATATGCCTCCTGGTACCGGTGATGCCCAGATATCAATTTCACAAAGGCTGCAATTATCAG GTGCCTTGATTGTTTCAACTCCTCAAGATGTCGCATTAATGGATGCTCGGAGAGGAGTAAATATGTTTTCTAAAGTCGCAGTGCCT atTCTTGGTATCATAGAGAATATGTCCTACTTCAAGTGCCCACACTGTAATGAACCATCATTCATTTTTGGGAAAGGAGGAGCTCGCAAAACTGCTGAAGATATGGGTCTGAGATTTGTAGGCGAG ATACCATTGGTGGAGGAAGTCAGAAGTGGTTCTGATGATGGTGTCCCCATAGTAGTGTCCAACCCTGATTCCGCGGTGGCCAAATCATATGGTGATGTGGCTCAAAGCATTATGAGCATACTTGAAGACTTGGCGAAGCAGCGAGATGTCCAACCAGAGATAATCATGTAA
- the LOC108220240 gene encoding uncharacterized protein LOC108220240 isoform X4 gives MLSESRGLAEPRFSGIIYRKEGLYQDLVIPVTNFNNEDKGFMVLAGDVFDVPIRKDIIHRVVRWQLAKRQQGTHSTKTISEVSGTGRKPWPQKGTGQARHGSRRGPQWRHGATMHGPKPRSHAIKLNKKVRRLGLKIALTARAAEGKLAIFDDLDVPTHKTKNIVNYLKHMENTKKLLLVDGGPIDEKLKLSTQNLHYVNVLPSIGLNVYSILLHDTLVMSRDAVNKIVERMHTPINR, from the exons ATGTTGTCGGAATCACGGGG CCTCGCAGAGCCACGTTTCTCTGGAATCATCTACAGAAAAGAAG GACTCTATCAGGATTTGGTTATCCCTGTTACCAACTTTAATAATGAAGATAAGGGCTTTATGGTTTTGGCTGGTGATGTATTTGACGTTCCTATTAGAAAGGATATTATTCACCGGGTTGTAAGATGGCAACTTGCAAAACGACAACAG GGAACTCATTCCACAAAAACTATCAGTGAGGTCAGTGGAACTGGGCGAAAGCCATGGCCACAGAAGGGCACAGGTCAAGCAAGGCATGGTTCAAGGCGTGGACCTCAG TGGAGACATGGTGCTACTATGCATGGTCCAAAGCCACGAAGTCATGCTATTAAGCTGAACAAGAAAGTTCGTCGGCTAGGGCTTAAAATTGCATTAACAGCTCGTGCAGCAGAAGGAAAG CTAGCAATATTTGATGATCTGGACGTTCCTACACACAAGACTAAGAACATTGTGAACTATCTGAAGCATATGGAGAACACCAAGAAACTTCTTCTTGTGGATGGAGGTCCCATCGATGAAAAATTGAAACTGTCTACTCAAAATCTGCACTATGTCAACGTTCTGCCTTCAATT GGCTTGAATGTCTATAGCATATTGTTGCATGACACTTTAGTAATGTCACGTGATGCTGTTAATAAGATAGTTGAGAGGATGCATACACCAATCAACCGTTAA
- the LOC108220240 gene encoding uncharacterized protein LOC108220240 isoform X2 has protein sequence MAVSISRKFFGSSGGYFRAICCRNHGASQSHVSLESSTEKKTRSPFSAFRNLSTSILTPESSEGTFPSDLLSTAQVITPERKIGLYQDLVIPVTNFNNEDKGFMVLAGDVFDVPIRKDIIHRVVRWQLAKRQQGTHSTKTISEVSGTGRKPWPQKGTGQARHGSRRGPQWRHGATMHGPKPRSHAIKLNKKVRRLGLKIALTARAAEGKLAIFDDLDVPTHKTKNIVNYLKHMENTKKLLLVDGGPIDEKLKLSTQNLHYVNVLPSIGLNVYSILLHDTLVMSRDAVNKIVERMHTPINR, from the exons ATGGCTGTGTCTATTTCCAGGAAGTTTTTCGGTTCTTCTGGTGGTTACTTTCGGGCAATATGTTGTCGGAATCACGGGG CCTCGCAGAGCCACGTTTCTCTGGAATCATCTACAGAAAAGAAG ACTAGATCACCTTTCTCTGCTTTTCGAAATCTGTCAACTTCAATATTAACTCCTGAATCAAGTGAAGGAACATTTCCCTCTGATTTATTATCCACCGCACAAGTTATAACTCCAGAACGTAAGATAG GACTCTATCAGGATTTGGTTATCCCTGTTACCAACTTTAATAATGAAGATAAGGGCTTTATGGTTTTGGCTGGTGATGTATTTGACGTTCCTATTAGAAAGGATATTATTCACCGGGTTGTAAGATGGCAACTTGCAAAACGACAACAG GGAACTCATTCCACAAAAACTATCAGTGAGGTCAGTGGAACTGGGCGAAAGCCATGGCCACAGAAGGGCACAGGTCAAGCAAGGCATGGTTCAAGGCGTGGACCTCAG TGGAGACATGGTGCTACTATGCATGGTCCAAAGCCACGAAGTCATGCTATTAAGCTGAACAAGAAAGTTCGTCGGCTAGGGCTTAAAATTGCATTAACAGCTCGTGCAGCAGAAGGAAAG CTAGCAATATTTGATGATCTGGACGTTCCTACACACAAGACTAAGAACATTGTGAACTATCTGAAGCATATGGAGAACACCAAGAAACTTCTTCTTGTGGATGGAGGTCCCATCGATGAAAAATTGAAACTGTCTACTCAAAATCTGCACTATGTCAACGTTCTGCCTTCAATT GGCTTGAATGTCTATAGCATATTGTTGCATGACACTTTAGTAATGTCACGTGATGCTGTTAATAAGATAGTTGAGAGGATGCATACACCAATCAACCGTTAA
- the LOC135153045 gene encoding subtilisin-like protease SBT3, giving the protein MGLVKVSFLLCAWLFFMVFHGSLTLADDERSSYIVHMDKSFMPKAFASHEHWYMSAIESVKSTSHAYGPTLIYTYDNAFHGFSALLSKNELQTLEKSSGFVSAYSDRTVTLDTTHTFEFLSLNPATGLWPASNYGKDVIIGVIDTGVWPESASYKDDGMTAVPSRWKGTCEEGQEFNASLCNLKLIGARYFNKGVIAKNPDVKISMNSARDSMGHGTHTSSTAGGNYVEGASFFGYALGTARGMAPRSRVAMYKVLWDEGRYASDVLAGMDQAVADGVDIISISMGFDDVPLYEDPIAIASFGAMEKGVLVSSSAGNEGPRTATLHNGIPWVLTVAAGSIDRYFAGTLSLGNGLVITGWTVFPARAKIRNLPLLYNKTMSLCDSDEVLSGAPSAVIVCSDTGSFSSQLYYISRSNVAAAIFITDSPDVFKSQLFSYPGVVVNPKDGAVVIKYARSSSEPLASIKFQQTFVGTKPAPAVADYSSRGPSPSYPGILKPDIMAPGTLVLASWIPYDSVAYIGNNIELSSDFNPISGTSMSCPHASGLAALLKGAHPDWSPAAIRSAMMTTANPLDNTHNSIQDIGTGFKSATPLAMGSGHVDPNRALNPGLVYDATAQDYANLLCSMNFTQNQINAITRASYNCMNKSSDLNYPSFITLYTNQTSGRTLQQTFYRTVTNVGDAAATYKVKVTAPKGSIITVLPDTLMFQKKNEKKSYTMTINFKAVTPAVTHGSLVWIEKNSKNTVRSPIVISPAVDMW; this is encoded by the coding sequence ATGGGATTGGTTAAGGTGAGTTTTCTGTTATGTGCATGGCTGTTTTTTATGGTTTTTCATGGTAGCTTAACTTTAGCAGATGATGAGAGATCTAGTTATATTGTTCATATGGACAAATCGTTCATGCCAAAGGCTTTTGCTAGTCATGAGCATTGGTATATGTCTGCGATTGAGTCTGTTAAGTCTACGAGTCATGCTTATGGTCCGACCCTCATCTACACTTATGATAATGCATTCCATGGTTTTAGTGCATTGTTGTCTAAGAATGAACTGCAGACTCTTGAGAAGTCGTCAGGATTCGTGTCTGCTTATAGTGACAGGACTGTCACACTGGACACAACGCATACTTTTGAGTTCCTTTCGCTCAATCCTGCCACGGGGTTGTGGCCTGCTTCCAATTATGGCAAAGATGTTATCATTGGTGTCATTGACACGGGAGTCTGGCCTGAGAGCGCGAGCTATAAGGATGATGGGATGACTGCGGTTCCTTCAAGATGGAAGGGGACTTGCGAGGAAGGGCAAGAATTTAATGCTTCACTCTGTAACTTGAAGCTCATTGGAGCTAGATACTTTAACAAAGGTGTTATAGCTAAGAACCCTGATGTTAAGATAAGCATGAACTCTGCCCGGGATTCTATGGGTCATGGTACACACACATCGTCAACTGCAGGTGGGAACTACGTCGAAGGGGCATCCTTTTTTGGCTATGCCTTGGGAACTGCAAGAGGGATGGCTCCGCGTTCCAGGGTGGCAATGTACAAGGTCCTCTGGGATGAAGGACGATATGCATCTGATGTTCTTGCTGGTATGGATCAGGCAGTAGCTGACGGAGTTGATATTATATCGATATCCATGGGCTTTGATGATGTGCCTCTATATGAGGATCCTATCGCCATAGCTTCCTTTGGTGCAATGGAAAAAGGTGTGCTTGTTTCTTCATCCGCTGGAAATGAAGGGCCACGCACCGCAACCTTGCACAACGGCATTCCATGGGTCTTGACTGTTGCAGCAGGCTCAATAGACCGATATTTTGCAGGGACCTTGAGTCTGGGCAACGGGTTGGTCATCACCGGATGGACCGTGTTTCCTGCAAGAGCCAAAATCCGAAACTTGCCCTTACTATATAACAAAACCATGTCTCTTTGTGATTCCGATGAGGTGTTATCTGGAGCTCCTTCTGCTGTCATTGTATGCAGTGACACAGGCTCATTTAGTTCACAGTTATACTACATTTCTAGATCAAACGTTGCTGCCGCTATTTTTATCACAGACTCTCCTGACGTATTTAAGTCTCAACTGTTTTCTTACCCTGGAGTTGTGGTTAATCCCAAAGATGGAGCTGTTGTAATTAAATACGCAAGAAGTTCTTCTGAACCATTGGCTAGCATCAAGTTTCAACAAACATTCGTGGGCACAAAACCAGCACCTGCAGTTGCCGACTACAGTTCAAGAGGCCCCTCACCAAGTTATCCCGGGATATTAAAGCCAGATATAATGGCACCAGGGACATTAGTCTTGGCTTCTTGGATACCATATGATAGTGTAGCCTATATAGGTAACAATATCGAGTTGTCAAGCGACTTTAATCCAATTTCAGGGACATCCATGTCTTGTCCTCATGCTTCTGGTCTCGCTGCTCTCCTAAAAGGTGCACACCCCGACTGGAGCCCTGCTGCTATTCGGTCTGCAATGATGACCACAGCCAACCCCTTGGACAATACGCATAACAGTATCCAAGACATTGGAACAGGTTTTAAATCTGCTACCCCATTAGCAATGGGATCAGGCCACGTAGACCCTAATCGTGCACTTAATCCAGGCCTTGTATACGATGCCACAGCACAAGACTACGCTAATCTTCTCTGTTCTATGAACTTCACGCAAAATCAAATCAATGCAATCACAAGAGCCAGCTACAACTGCATgaacaagtcctctgatttaaaTTATCCGTCTTTTATCACCTTGTACACTAATCAGACTAGTGGCCGAACATTGCAGCAGACGTTTTACAGGACAGTCACCAATGTCGGAGATGCAGCAGCTACTTACAAGGTCAAGGTGACAGCGCCAAAGGGTTCAATTATAACGGTTTTGCCAGATACATTGATGTTTCAGAAGAAAAACGAGAAGAAGAGCTACACCATGACTATTAATTTCAAAGCTGTGACTCCTGCTGTTACACATGGTTCACTTGTTTGGATTGAGAAGAATTCTAAGAACACAGTTAGGAGTCCTATTGTAATATCGCCTGCAGTAGATATGTGGTAA
- the LOC108220316 gene encoding iron-sulfur protein required for NADH dehydrogenase, mitochondrial isoform X2 yields MMTPLNDPFQRLKHMKKLSRSFTLCRDYSVQSGKGMNTQSLKIKGVKDIIAVASGKGGVGKSTTAVNLAVSLANKCRLSVGLLDADVYGPSIPTMMKLQGKPEVSEANKMIPIENHGVKCMSMGSLVEKEAPIVWRGPMVMKALEQLTRGVDWGNLDVLVVDMPPGTGDAQISISQRLQLSGALIVSTPQDVALMDARRGVNMFSKVAVPILGIIENMSYFKCPHCNEPSFIFGKGGARKTAEDMGLRFVGEIPLVEEVRSGSDDGVPIVVSNPDSAVAKSYGDVAQSIMSILEDLAKQRDVQPEIIM; encoded by the exons ATGATGACCCCGCTTAATGACCCATTTCAGCGATTGAAGCATATGAAGAAGCTCTCCAGATCTTTCACT ctTTGCAGAGATTATAGTGTGCAAAGTGGGAAGGGCATGAATACTCAGAGTCTAAAGATTAAAGGGGTTAAAGATATCATAGCTGTTGCTTCTGGTAAAGGGGGTGTTGGCAAGTCTACTACTGCTG TAAATTTAGCTGTCTCACTTGCTAATAAGTGCCGGCTTAGTGTTGGTTTGCTTGATGCGGACGTTTATGGACCATCTATACCTACAATGATGAAGCTTCAAGGAAAGCCTGAAGTGAGTGAAG CCAATAAGATGATCCCGATAGAAAACCATGGTGTCAAGTGTATGTCAATGGGATCTTTGGTAGAAAAAGAAGCCCCAATTGTGTGGAGAGGTCCTATG GTGATGAAAGCTCTTGAACAATTGACCAGGGGAGTTGATTGGGGAAATTTAGATGTTCTCGTGGTGGATATGCCTCCTGGTACCGGTGATGCCCAGATATCAATTTCACAAAGGCTGCAATTATCAG GTGCCTTGATTGTTTCAACTCCTCAAGATGTCGCATTAATGGATGCTCGGAGAGGAGTAAATATGTTTTCTAAAGTCGCAGTGCCT atTCTTGGTATCATAGAGAATATGTCCTACTTCAAGTGCCCACACTGTAATGAACCATCATTCATTTTTGGGAAAGGAGGAGCTCGCAAAACTGCTGAAGATATGGGTCTGAGATTTGTAGGCGAG ATACCATTGGTGGAGGAAGTCAGAAGTGGTTCTGATGATGGTGTCCCCATAGTAGTGTCCAACCCTGATTCCGCGGTGGCCAAATCATATGGTGATGTGGCTCAAAGCATTATGAGCATACTTGAAGACTTGGCGAAGCAGCGAGATGTCCAACCAGAGATAATCATGTAA
- the LOC108220316 gene encoding iron-sulfur protein required for NADH dehydrogenase, mitochondrial isoform X3, with translation MNTQSLKIKGVKDIIAVASGKGGVGKSTTAVNLAVSLANKCRLSVGLLDADVYGPSIPTMMKLQGKPEVSEANKMIPIENHGVKCMSMGSLVEKEAPIVWRGPMVMKALEQLTRGVDWGNLDVLVVDMPPGTGDAQISISQRLQLSGALIVSTPQDVALMDARRGVNMFSKVAVPILGIIENMSYFKCPHCNEPSFIFGKGGARKTAEDMGLRFVGEIPLVEEVRSGSDDGVPIVVSNPDSAVAKSYGDVAQSIMSILEDLAKQRDVQPEIIM, from the exons ATGAATACTCAGAGTCTAAAGATTAAAGGGGTTAAAGATATCATAGCTGTTGCTTCTGGTAAAGGGGGTGTTGGCAAGTCTACTACTGCTG TAAATTTAGCTGTCTCACTTGCTAATAAGTGCCGGCTTAGTGTTGGTTTGCTTGATGCGGACGTTTATGGACCATCTATACCTACAATGATGAAGCTTCAAGGAAAGCCTGAAGTGAGTGAAG CCAATAAGATGATCCCGATAGAAAACCATGGTGTCAAGTGTATGTCAATGGGATCTTTGGTAGAAAAAGAAGCCCCAATTGTGTGGAGAGGTCCTATG GTGATGAAAGCTCTTGAACAATTGACCAGGGGAGTTGATTGGGGAAATTTAGATGTTCTCGTGGTGGATATGCCTCCTGGTACCGGTGATGCCCAGATATCAATTTCACAAAGGCTGCAATTATCAG GTGCCTTGATTGTTTCAACTCCTCAAGATGTCGCATTAATGGATGCTCGGAGAGGAGTAAATATGTTTTCTAAAGTCGCAGTGCCT atTCTTGGTATCATAGAGAATATGTCCTACTTCAAGTGCCCACACTGTAATGAACCATCATTCATTTTTGGGAAAGGAGGAGCTCGCAAAACTGCTGAAGATATGGGTCTGAGATTTGTAGGCGAG ATACCATTGGTGGAGGAAGTCAGAAGTGGTTCTGATGATGGTGTCCCCATAGTAGTGTCCAACCCTGATTCCGCGGTGGCCAAATCATATGGTGATGTGGCTCAAAGCATTATGAGCATACTTGAAGACTTGGCGAAGCAGCGAGATGTCCAACCAGAGATAATCATGTAA
- the LOC108220240 gene encoding uncharacterized protein LOC108220240 isoform X1, giving the protein MAVSISRKFFGSSGGYFRAICCRNHGGLSLTSQSHVSLESSTEKKTRSPFSAFRNLSTSILTPESSEGTFPSDLLSTAQVITPERKIGLYQDLVIPVTNFNNEDKGFMVLAGDVFDVPIRKDIIHRVVRWQLAKRQQGTHSTKTISEVSGTGRKPWPQKGTGQARHGSRRGPQWRHGATMHGPKPRSHAIKLNKKVRRLGLKIALTARAAEGKLAIFDDLDVPTHKTKNIVNYLKHMENTKKLLLVDGGPIDEKLKLSTQNLHYVNVLPSIGLNVYSILLHDTLVMSRDAVNKIVERMHTPINR; this is encoded by the exons ATGGCTGTGTCTATTTCCAGGAAGTTTTTCGGTTCTTCTGGTGGTTACTTTCGGGCAATATGTTGTCGGAATCACGGGGGTTTGTCATTGA CCTCGCAGAGCCACGTTTCTCTGGAATCATCTACAGAAAAGAAG ACTAGATCACCTTTCTCTGCTTTTCGAAATCTGTCAACTTCAATATTAACTCCTGAATCAAGTGAAGGAACATTTCCCTCTGATTTATTATCCACCGCACAAGTTATAACTCCAGAACGTAAGATAG GACTCTATCAGGATTTGGTTATCCCTGTTACCAACTTTAATAATGAAGATAAGGGCTTTATGGTTTTGGCTGGTGATGTATTTGACGTTCCTATTAGAAAGGATATTATTCACCGGGTTGTAAGATGGCAACTTGCAAAACGACAACAG GGAACTCATTCCACAAAAACTATCAGTGAGGTCAGTGGAACTGGGCGAAAGCCATGGCCACAGAAGGGCACAGGTCAAGCAAGGCATGGTTCAAGGCGTGGACCTCAG TGGAGACATGGTGCTACTATGCATGGTCCAAAGCCACGAAGTCATGCTATTAAGCTGAACAAGAAAGTTCGTCGGCTAGGGCTTAAAATTGCATTAACAGCTCGTGCAGCAGAAGGAAAG CTAGCAATATTTGATGATCTGGACGTTCCTACACACAAGACTAAGAACATTGTGAACTATCTGAAGCATATGGAGAACACCAAGAAACTTCTTCTTGTGGATGGAGGTCCCATCGATGAAAAATTGAAACTGTCTACTCAAAATCTGCACTATGTCAACGTTCTGCCTTCAATT GGCTTGAATGTCTATAGCATATTGTTGCATGACACTTTAGTAATGTCACGTGATGCTGTTAATAAGATAGTTGAGAGGATGCATACACCAATCAACCGTTAA
- the LOC108220316 gene encoding iron-sulfur protein required for NADH dehydrogenase, mitochondrial isoform X1, whose protein sequence is MMTPLNDPFQRLKHMKKLSRSFTVLCRDYSVQSGKGMNTQSLKIKGVKDIIAVASGKGGVGKSTTAVNLAVSLANKCRLSVGLLDADVYGPSIPTMMKLQGKPEVSEANKMIPIENHGVKCMSMGSLVEKEAPIVWRGPMVMKALEQLTRGVDWGNLDVLVVDMPPGTGDAQISISQRLQLSGALIVSTPQDVALMDARRGVNMFSKVAVPILGIIENMSYFKCPHCNEPSFIFGKGGARKTAEDMGLRFVGEIPLVEEVRSGSDDGVPIVVSNPDSAVAKSYGDVAQSIMSILEDLAKQRDVQPEIIM, encoded by the exons ATGATGACCCCGCTTAATGACCCATTTCAGCGATTGAAGCATATGAAGAAGCTCTCCAGATCTTTCACTGTA ctTTGCAGAGATTATAGTGTGCAAAGTGGGAAGGGCATGAATACTCAGAGTCTAAAGATTAAAGGGGTTAAAGATATCATAGCTGTTGCTTCTGGTAAAGGGGGTGTTGGCAAGTCTACTACTGCTG TAAATTTAGCTGTCTCACTTGCTAATAAGTGCCGGCTTAGTGTTGGTTTGCTTGATGCGGACGTTTATGGACCATCTATACCTACAATGATGAAGCTTCAAGGAAAGCCTGAAGTGAGTGAAG CCAATAAGATGATCCCGATAGAAAACCATGGTGTCAAGTGTATGTCAATGGGATCTTTGGTAGAAAAAGAAGCCCCAATTGTGTGGAGAGGTCCTATG GTGATGAAAGCTCTTGAACAATTGACCAGGGGAGTTGATTGGGGAAATTTAGATGTTCTCGTGGTGGATATGCCTCCTGGTACCGGTGATGCCCAGATATCAATTTCACAAAGGCTGCAATTATCAG GTGCCTTGATTGTTTCAACTCCTCAAGATGTCGCATTAATGGATGCTCGGAGAGGAGTAAATATGTTTTCTAAAGTCGCAGTGCCT atTCTTGGTATCATAGAGAATATGTCCTACTTCAAGTGCCCACACTGTAATGAACCATCATTCATTTTTGGGAAAGGAGGAGCTCGCAAAACTGCTGAAGATATGGGTCTGAGATTTGTAGGCGAG ATACCATTGGTGGAGGAAGTCAGAAGTGGTTCTGATGATGGTGTCCCCATAGTAGTGTCCAACCCTGATTCCGCGGTGGCCAAATCATATGGTGATGTGGCTCAAAGCATTATGAGCATACTTGAAGACTTGGCGAAGCAGCGAGATGTCCAACCAGAGATAATCATGTAA